In the genome of Actinomycetota bacterium, the window TAAGTCGGGAAATAAACGCCCATCTCAAAGAATGGTCGACAGGTGAGCTGAATTGATCAAGTGTCAATTAAACACCGATTGCGAGGGACCCATCTCCCTAAATGACAATGCTCTCGAGCTAACCTGTCACTTTATCCCCCAAGGGATGAAGTTTTTCTCGCAGGTGAGTGGATACGACGATTATCTGGCGGATATCGCCAAGAGGCCGGGGTACAAAGCCGGGGACACCCTCCGATTGATATCGCCGTTCCTGAAGGCTTATGGTGCCACGAATCTTAAGATTGAAAGGTACTCTGAGGCGAACCTCTCTCTGGTTCCCGGGGCGAAAGAAATTCTACAATTCATTCGTCAAAGGATACCCATTTTCATCGTGAGCACCAGTTACGAGCCCTATATACGTGTTTTATGCCGTCTTCTCGATTTTCCCCTGGAGAATGTCTATTGCACAAAATTGGATATAGATGGATATGAAATTGAAGAGCGGGAGACCAAAAGGCTTAAAGAGCTTGTGGAGGAAATTGTAGCCATGCCTCCGTTAGAGATGTCTTCCGATGTGCAATATTTGCAGGATTTGTCCCTCGAAACCCAAAAGATCATCGCCAGATTGGATGATATATTTTGGAGGGAAATGGCTTCGATGAAATGTGGGCGGTTGTTAAAAGAGATCAATCCCGTTGGGGGATGGGAGAAAGCTCAAGCCGTTTTAGACAGCTTGGCAAAGACGGGCAACTCCTTAAGTGAAGTGATATACGTGGGTGATAGCATCACGGATGTTGAAGCCCTTGACTTGGTGAGGAGAAATGGTGGTCTGGCAATATCTTTCAATGGGAATAGGTATTCCCTAAAGGCTGCGGAGATCGCGTGCATATCGGGTCATGTCATCGTCATTGCCATCTTGACCTGTGCCTTCTCGAAGGGGGGGAAGGAAAAAACCCTTTGGCTGGTGAGGAATTGGAACCATTCTGCCATCCGACAATCAGGTGTAAATGATCTCCTGATGGATGAGTTAATTTCACTTTATCCAAGTACTCTTCCCAGGGTGGAGATCATAACTGATTCTAACAGAAATGAGATAATCGATGAAAGTGAGACCTTCCGAAGGAGATTAAGGGGAGGGGCTGGAAGACTCGGCTAAAATCCGCTGACTGGTTGGCTCGTTGGCCGGTTGGCTAGAAAAACCAGCTAACCAACGAACTAGCAAACAAGCAAACCAAGCAAATAAGTAAACGGAGGAAAGGAGGAACCATGGTTAAAATAAGGCGGGCGTTAATTAGCGTCTCCGATAAGCGAGGTGTGGTGGAGTTCACTAAAGGCTTGAGGGACTTCGGAGTGGAGATAATCTCAACGGGAGGAACAGCAAAGGTTTTGGAAGATGCGGGGGTGCCGGTTAAAAAGGTTTCCCAGATTACGAAATTCCCCGAGATATTGAACGGTAGGGTGAAAACCCTCCATCCATTGATTCATGGAGCTCTTTTGGCTGATAGAAGCAAGGAGTCCCATCTTGAGACACTCAAGGAGCACGACATAGAGCCAATCGATTTGGTGGTGGTGAATCTCTATCCCTTTACCGAGACCATTTCCAGGGAGGGTGTGACTTTAGCCGAAGCCATAGAGCAAATCGATATCGGTGGTCCGTCCATGATCCGCTCCGCGGCCAAGAACTTTGAGGGTGTGGCGGTCGTGGTGCAGCCTGAGAGATACGATGAAGTACTCAACGAAATGCGACGGAACAATGGTTGTATTTCCAGGGAGACATGCCTTGATTTGGCCATCGATGCCTTCAGACATACGGCCCATTATGATGAGGCGATCTATCATTACCTGGCGAGGGATTTAGAAGAATTCCCCAGACTCCTCGATCTCTCCTTTGAAAAAATTCAGGATTTAAGATATGGCGAGAATCCACACCAAAAGGCGGCTTTTTATCGAGAGATCGGCGCACCACCACATTCTTTGGTTTATGCTCAGCAACTTCACGGGAAAGAGCTATCCTTCAACAATATCCTGGATTTGGATGCCGCGTGGTCTCTGGCCTGCGAATTCACTGTGCCCGCGGCGGTAGTCATCAAACACACGAATCCCTGTGGAGTCGGTCTCGCCAGCGATATATGTACCGCTTACGATAGGGCTTATGCCTCCGATCCCGTCTCCGCCTTCGGGGGCATCGTCGCCCTGAACCGGGTGGTCGATGAAGCTTTGTCCAAGAAGCTCACATCCACTTTTCTTGAGGTTGTAATCGCCCCTGCCTATCTCGAAGAAGCCCTGGAGATTCTGACCCAAAAGAAGAATTTGATCATCATGTACATGGGAGAAGAGAGGGAGCTGATGGTTGGTTTGAAGGACATCAAACGGGTGGAAGGCGGAATTGTGGTCCAGGACGTTGATCGAATTCGAGAGAGTAGAGACGAGATGAAGGTAGTGACCAGAATTCATCCCTCGGAGAAGCAATGGGACGATCTTCTTTTCGCCTGGCGGGTGGCAAAGCACGTCAAGTCAAATGCCATTGTCCTTGCCAAGGATCTAGCCACGGTGGGTGTGGGCGCGGGTCAGATGAGTAGGGTGGATGCTGTTGATATAGCCTTTAAAAAGGCTGGGGAGCGGGCAAAAAATTCCTCTTTGGCCTCGGATGCCTTCTTCCCCTTCAGGGACGCCGTTGATTTGGCCGCTAAGGCCGGAGTTAAGGCGATAATTCAGCCAGGGGGATCCATTCGAGACGATGAAATAATCGCCGCCGCGGATGAGCATAAGATAGCCATGGTGTTGACGGGGAGAAGACACTTCAGACACTAGCTAGCTAATCCTGTAGCTCTGTAGTGCGAGGCTTTCAGCTCGCCTTGGCTTTCAGCTCGCCTTATGCCTCACCTTATAATCCATGGTTAAGCTAAATGGTTGGTGAAGAGGAGAATGGATTCTCTGATTAGTTTCGCCGCAGCTATGGAGGTGATGTCTCCACCATCGAAGGGTGGGGAAACTTCGACGACGTCCATGCTAACTACGTTGAGGAACTTGAGCTCGTAAAGGCTTAAAAGCAATTCTTTAAAATCGTATCCGCCCGGATCAGGATTGCTCGTCCCTGGAGCACACGATGGATCCAGAACATCCACATCTATACTTATGTAAACGGCCGAATCCCCGATTTTATCGTGAAGCTGGGATGGAATGGATATTTCGGGTGTTGATAATAAACACTTCTTTGAAATTTCGTATTCTTCCCTTGTTCCCGATCTCACCCCGAGTTGAATGAGGAAAGACCCCCCTATCTCTTCCAAAATCCGCTT includes:
- the purH gene encoding bifunctional phosphoribosylaminoimidazolecarboxamide formyltransferase/IMP cyclohydrolase — its product is MVKIRRALISVSDKRGVVEFTKGLRDFGVEIISTGGTAKVLEDAGVPVKKVSQITKFPEILNGRVKTLHPLIHGALLADRSKESHLETLKEHDIEPIDLVVVNLYPFTETISREGVTLAEAIEQIDIGGPSMIRSAAKNFEGVAVVVQPERYDEVLNEMRRNNGCISRETCLDLAIDAFRHTAHYDEAIYHYLARDLEEFPRLLDLSFEKIQDLRYGENPHQKAAFYREIGAPPHSLVYAQQLHGKELSFNNILDLDAAWSLACEFTVPAAVVIKHTNPCGVGLASDICTAYDRAYASDPVSAFGGIVALNRVVDEALSKKLTSTFLEVVIAPAYLEEALEILTQKKNLIIMYMGEERELMVGLKDIKRVEGGIVVQDVDRIRESRDEMKVVTRIHPSEKQWDDLLFAWRVAKHVKSNAIVLAKDLATVGVGAGQMSRVDAVDIAFKKAGERAKNSSLASDAFFPFRDAVDLAAKAGVKAIIQPGGSIRDDEIIAAADEHKIAMVLTGRRHFRH